The Rubidibacter lacunae KORDI 51-2 DNA segment TGCACCTGAAGCGCCCCGATTGCTCTGTAAATCTGCGGGTCGCTTGCGTTGATTGCTAGAGCTCGTTCGTAAACGCTCAGCGCTCCAACGTAGTCGTTCTGCCGCGATAACACGACGCCCAACCCGAGGTAGTGCTCGACCGCTTCGGGAGCAAGTTGGAGTGCCTGCTCGTAAGCCTGCCGCGCTGCCACATTGTTGCCGGCTTGAGCGAGGCTGTGCCCGAGTGCGTGATGATAGTCGGGGTTTTGCGGTTCGAGCGTCACGGCAAGCTGATAGGCTTCTGCCGCCGCACCAAAATTTTCTTGCTGTATTTGCAAATACCCGATACCGGAGTAGATGCGGGCATTGCGCGCGTCGAGAGTTGCAGCTTGCTCGTACAAACGAGTGGCTTCAGCATAGTCACCAGCATCTGCAAGATCGCGCCCGCGTTGGAGTAAGTCCGCCAAGCGAGCGGAGTTGGCCGGCACCTGAGCGTGCCCGGCTGCAAGAGGGCGCGCGACGATCGCTGGCACCGTAAGGAGTGTACCGGCTAGTGCCAAGCCGAGTAGCGGTTTAGAAAAAACAAATCGCACGAGTTGAGCGTCCCATCCCGGACGCGCTTGTGATGCCTGTTCTTATATAACAATTTCACCTGCAGGACCGCCCTCGAGCGCATCCTACTCGGATATAACCAGTTGCAAGTTGCACGCAGAAATCTACCATGCGATTTAACCCCCAAAACTCATCTTCACCCATTGCCGGCAAGCCAACATGCGCGACATGACCGCCATTGGCGGTTAGCAACAAACGTCCGAGGGGATTAGCCGCCACGCGCGCGGCAAGCTCCGGCACGAGCGTCGGGTCAAACATGGGATCGTCAGCTGCATAAATGACTAGATAAGGTAAAGCCAACTTGTCTAACAAATATAGTCCGCTCGTGCGGCGGTAATAGTCCTCGACGCTCGCAAAGCCGTAGTAGTCCACGACGAGCTCGCGATCGAAAGCTCGGATCGAGTCGATGCGGGCCACTGACTCCGGCGCGATCGCGTCTGGGAAGTCGCGCTGGCGATCGCGAGCGGCTCTCTGCAGCTCCCGCGTCAGATTAGAGGCAATCGCCCGTCCTGCCCGCGTCGATTCCAAATGGGTTAGCGATCTATCCGACTCAAGGTTTGGGCTGAGGACTACTGCTCCGCGGATCGACGTGCTGCCCTCGGCTGCCGCGGCTTTTAATCCCCACAATGCGAGCTGACCGCCCAACGAAAACCCGACCAGTATCACCGCCGACGGACA contains these protein-coding regions:
- a CDS encoding YheT family hydrolase, whose protein sequence is MFPLSDRLPSPKLSPASGVLPYRPPRYLRDGLVQTLAVSLWYGRSWCWWGDRVSWMRSLPHVPWQEKVFRGAEDVPLWGIWSCPPQAIGTLILNYGIAGTTQTAWYAHALARKVHARGFAVLLYDWRSHGRTASLSPVPSSDGWREGSDQVQLASQLVALGCPSAVILVGFSLGGQLALWGLKAAAAEGSTSIRGAVVLSPNLESDRSLTHLESTRAGRAIASNLTRELQRAARDRQRDFPDAIAPESVARIDSIRAFDRELVVDYYGFASVEDYYRRTSGLYLLDKLALPYLVIYAADDPMFDPTLVPELAARVAANPLGRLLLTANGGHVAHVGLPAMGEDEFWGLNRMVDFCVQLATGYIRVGCARGRSCR
- a CDS encoding tetratricopeptide repeat protein; translated protein: MRFVFSKPLLGLALAGTLLTVPAIVARPLAAGHAQVPANSARLADLLQRGRDLADAGDYAEATRLYEQAATLDARNARIYSGIGYLQIQQENFGAAAEAYQLAVTLEPQNPDYHHALGHSLAQAGNNVAARQAYEQALQLAPEAVEHYLGLGVVLSRQNDYVGALSVYERALAINASDPQIYRAIGALQVQQGSPDGAIQAFEQAIALDPTDAQLQLKLARVYFESGHVTEAASALQTAERLNPRDAGLHYQTGQLLQAEDRWDEALSAYKQAASIAPQSIEVQAAIGEVLLVREDYLLAIVTYRRLTELAPQNPGVYFNLGLALQGRDRLGEARRAFGTARDLYTSQGDGEGATRAEERLQALDNGREDEDNDE